From a region of the Odontesthes bonariensis isolate fOdoBon6 chromosome 4, fOdoBon6.hap1, whole genome shotgun sequence genome:
- the LOC142378825 gene encoding transcription factor JunB-like isoform X1 produces MSTIMEQPFYDDSFLSAYGHPGAAIPDYKLLKQNMNLNFSDSYRNSNFKPQHLRAESDFYSAGTADVSSLKLASPELERLIIQNSNGVITTTPTPPQYIYNRGITEEAEGFAEGFVKALDDLHKMNQMAPPNVSIGTGGVSCPAPTSVFGQSMQPEPLEYTTLSSCTGNPSMTSTASYPSATISYLPHHQYHQHPQAIAHGSHHFQHSLAAAGIHSQRFVGLKEEPQIVPDMLSSDNSSPPMSPIDMENQEKIKAERKRLRNRLAASKCRRRKLERISRLEDKVKVLKTDNAGLSNTASVLREQVAQLKQKVMTHVSSGCQLMLTPKVKSY; encoded by the coding sequence ATGTCCACAATAATGGAACAACCTTTTTATGACGACTCGTTTCTCTCTGCTTATGGCCATCCAGGCGCAGCGATACCCGACTACAAGCTGCTAAAGCAGAATATGAACTTGAACTTCTCCGATTCATATCGGAACTCAAACTTCAAGCCACAGCATCTGCGCGCCGAGAGTGATTTCTATTCAGCGGGCACTGCGGACGTGAGCTCGCTGAAGCtcgcctcccctgaactggagCGACTGATCATCCAGAACAGCAACGGGGTCATCACCACAACGCCGACACCTCCACAGTACATCTACAATCGCGGGATCACTGAGGAGGCGGAAGGATTTGCAGAAGGTTTTGTTAAAGCACTGGACGATCTACACAAGATGAACCAAATGGCTCCTCCAAACGTGTCAATCGGAACCGGTGGGGTCTCCTGCCCGGCTCCAACCTCGGTGTTCGGCCAATCCATGCAACCAGAACCGCTCGAGTACACAACTCTGAGCAGCTGCACTGGGAACCCCAGCATGACCTCTACGGCCAGCTATCCCTCCGCCACTATCAGCTACTTGCCTCATCACCAGTACCATCAGCATCCTCAGGCCATTGCGCACGGATCCCACCACTTCCAGCATTCCTTGGCCGCGGCCGGTATCCACTCGCAGCGCTTCGTGGGCCTTAAAGAGGAGCCTCAGATAGTCCCCGACATGCTGAGCAGCGACAACAGCTCTCCGCCGATGTCTCCAATCGATATGGAGAATCAGGAGAAGATCAAAGCAGAGCGCAAGCGGCTGAGGAACCGGCTCGCAGCCTCAAAGTGTCGGAGGCGCAAACTGGAGCGCATCTCCCGTCTTGAGGACAAAGTGAAAGTGTTGAAAACGGACAACGCTGGACTGTCAAACACGGCTTCTGTACTGCGGGAACAGGTGGCCCAACTCAAACAGAAAGTAATGACACATGTGAGCAGTGGCTGCCAGCTCATGTTAACGCCCAAAGTAAAGTCTTACTGA
- the LOC142378825 gene encoding transcription factor JunB-like isoform X2, giving the protein MNLNFSDSYRNSNFKPQHLRAESDFYSAGTADVSSLKLASPELERLIIQNSNGVITTTPTPPQYIYNRGITEEAEGFAEGFVKALDDLHKMNQMAPPNVSIGTGGVSCPAPTSVFGQSMQPEPLEYTTLSSCTGNPSMTSTASYPSATISYLPHHQYHQHPQAIAHGSHHFQHSLAAAGIHSQRFVGLKEEPQIVPDMLSSDNSSPPMSPIDMENQEKIKAERKRLRNRLAASKCRRRKLERISRLEDKVKVLKTDNAGLSNTASVLREQVAQLKQKVMTHVSSGCQLMLTPKVKSY; this is encoded by the coding sequence ATGAACTTGAACTTCTCCGATTCATATCGGAACTCAAACTTCAAGCCACAGCATCTGCGCGCCGAGAGTGATTTCTATTCAGCGGGCACTGCGGACGTGAGCTCGCTGAAGCtcgcctcccctgaactggagCGACTGATCATCCAGAACAGCAACGGGGTCATCACCACAACGCCGACACCTCCACAGTACATCTACAATCGCGGGATCACTGAGGAGGCGGAAGGATTTGCAGAAGGTTTTGTTAAAGCACTGGACGATCTACACAAGATGAACCAAATGGCTCCTCCAAACGTGTCAATCGGAACCGGTGGGGTCTCCTGCCCGGCTCCAACCTCGGTGTTCGGCCAATCCATGCAACCAGAACCGCTCGAGTACACAACTCTGAGCAGCTGCACTGGGAACCCCAGCATGACCTCTACGGCCAGCTATCCCTCCGCCACTATCAGCTACTTGCCTCATCACCAGTACCATCAGCATCCTCAGGCCATTGCGCACGGATCCCACCACTTCCAGCATTCCTTGGCCGCGGCCGGTATCCACTCGCAGCGCTTCGTGGGCCTTAAAGAGGAGCCTCAGATAGTCCCCGACATGCTGAGCAGCGACAACAGCTCTCCGCCGATGTCTCCAATCGATATGGAGAATCAGGAGAAGATCAAAGCAGAGCGCAAGCGGCTGAGGAACCGGCTCGCAGCCTCAAAGTGTCGGAGGCGCAAACTGGAGCGCATCTCCCGTCTTGAGGACAAAGTGAAAGTGTTGAAAACGGACAACGCTGGACTGTCAAACACGGCTTCTGTACTGCGGGAACAGGTGGCCCAACTCAAACAGAAAGTAATGACACATGTGAGCAGTGGCTGCCAGCTCATGTTAACGCCCAAAGTAAAGTCTTACTGA